DNA sequence from the Candidatus Kaistella beijingensis genome:
GTGGTAGATTCTGTGGGAACCATTTCAATGCATGAAGGAAAGAAACCCGATGAAAGGTCAATTGAAATCGCAAAAAATCATGGAATAGATATTTCAAAACAAAGGGCACGTCCGATTACAAAGGCAGATTTGGAAAACTTCGACCATATTTATTGTATGGATTTGAGTGTTTATGAAGATGTGATTTCCATGGCGAAAAATGAGGAACAAAGAAAAAAGATTTCGCTCTTTTTGGAAGCTGCTGGTAATAATGGAGAAAATAATGAAGTTCCAGATCCGTATTGGGGAAA
Encoded proteins:
- a CDS encoding low molecular weight protein-tyrosine-phosphatase, producing MKILVVCLGNICRSPLGEGILKSKLPENFVVDSVGTISMHEGKKPDERSIEIAKNHGIDISKQRARPITKADLENFDHIYCMDLSVYEDVISMAKNEEQRKKISLFLEAAGNNGENNEVPDPYWGNLADFENVYQMIDEASSKIAQKLVN